In the Anguilla anguilla isolate fAngAng1 chromosome 7, fAngAng1.pri, whole genome shotgun sequence genome, one interval contains:
- the LOC118231401 gene encoding LOW QUALITY PROTEIN: protein FAM160A1-like (The sequence of the model RefSeq protein was modified relative to this genomic sequence to represent the inferred CDS: substituted 1 base at 1 genomic stop codon) has translation MMASVIAGGNRDRQSPILRGVDPETCMIVFKNHWAQVVKILEKHDPLRSGMGFGGGMRFGPIPGDEASAVQNYVEHMLFLLMEEDSGQAGAMGPILEFVVTENVMEQLFLWSLRREFTDDMKVEQLKMYEMLVGQSRQPLLHHKPILRPLMMLLGSCAGAGAPAVEAELVLLLNQLCSILAKDPSVLELFFHTSEDQGAANFLIFSLLIPFTHREGRVGRQAREALLFIMALSAENQVVAKHIVENTYFCPVLATGLSGLYSSLPTRLATRGEDWHCLQVEDWQQIPALVQFLNSLEFCSTVIQVSHSSIKNQLVGYIYNGFLVPVLAPALHKLTVEEVMTTTAYLDLFLRSVTEPALLQTFLSFVLLHRHENVHILDTLVSRINTPFQLGTVSLALFRTLIGLNCEDVMLQLVLRYLIPCSHMMLSQRRVLQERDCYSTSAAKILSLSPSCCAPELQLDRIHWSKSPDGPHQGNTGTPLTVPIRNTLCXKDEDGSGFSCVIGPEILTDVSYLRYLHDARICITVCVKACHVWSAPYDGVDPPPKLCQGNPLGESGKPSRRTQRARPSSDLGSSGEQVNHLELEWDDSYDAVLPPDEETRPPVPAEPPKHIQEMRKNAIMLIKGSYIEESDFQDDVLVYNLIAQKDTRDLVEHSLPKAQSTGPVKDHQQDERLTQDQPTQPLSNGLSSPQHPPVAKEQNNNAFDHNSKLHIRASQTRDDFMSQYYELIRALGADPTSPVKGERQFRKPVSPAEEDEVDFTSFDIDSPELEKTPSPFGSKNQSGTWMQGAPFTGPFISVLLSRLENMLENSIHVNLLLTGILAQLAAYPQPLLHSYLLNTNMVLQPSVRLLYQVLASVKNQIEQRSAAKKDFPELVRGVRQHMLARDDALRSREVLLSNGDWLPNGPEDRMPLVGSRVTKNLPPPPKIPPQLRNGVFATVLFAEFLKELAAFAQEHSILTHTHQED, from the exons ATGATGGCCTCCGTCATCGCCGGCGGCAACCGGGACCGGCAGTCGCCCATCCTGAGGGGGGTGGATCCAGAGACCTGCATGATCGTGTTCAAGAACCACTGGGCCCAG GTGGTGAAGATCCTGGAGAAGCACGACCCGCTGCGCAGCGGGATGGGGTTCGGCGGGGGGATGCGTTTCGGGCCCATCCCGGGCGACGAGGCCAGCGCGGTGCAGAACTACGTGGAGCACATGCTCTTCCTCCTGATGGAGGAGGACAGCGGGCAGGCGGGCGCCATGGGCCCCATCCTGGAGTTCGTGGTGACGGAGAACGTGATGGAGCAGCTCTTCCTCTGGAGCCTGAGGCGGGAGTTCACCGACGACATGAAGGTGGAGCAGCTGAAGATGTACGAGATGCTGGTGGGCCAGTCCCGCCAGCCCCTCCTGCACCACAAGCCCATCCTGCGGCCCCTCATGATGCTGCTGGGCTCCTGCGCCGGGGCCGGGGCCCCCGCCGTGGAGGCCGAGCTGGTGCTCCTGCTCAACCAGCTCTGCTCCATCCTGGCCAAGGACCCCTCGGTCCTGGAGCTCTTCTTCCACACCAGCGAGGACCAGGGCGCCGCCAACTTCCTCATCTTCTCCCTGCTCATCCCCTTCACCCACCGCGAGGGCCGGGTGGGGCGGCAGGCGCGCGAagccctcctcttcatcatgGCCTTGTCGGCCGAAAACCAGGTGGTGGCCAAGCACATCGTGGAGAACACCTACTTCTGCCCG GTGCTGGCGACAGGGTTGAGCGGTCTGTACTCGTCCCTGCCCACCAGGCTGGCAACGCGGGGTGAGGACTGGCACTGCCTCCAGGTGGAAGACTGGCAGCAGATTCCCGCTCTGGTGCAGTTCCTCAACTCCCTGGAGTTCTGCAGCACTGTCATCCAG GTATCCCATTCCTCGATCAAAAACCAGCTGGTGGGGTACATTTATAACGGATTCCTTGTGCCTGTACTGGCCCCGGCTCTACACAAG CTGACGGTGGAGGAGGTGATGACCACCACGGCGTACCTGGACCTCTTCCTGCGCAGCGTGACCGAGCCCGCCCTGCTGCAGACCTTCCTGAGCTTCGTCCTGCTGCACCGGCACGAGAACGTGCACATCCTGGACACGCTGGTCAGCCGCATCAACACGCCCTTCCAG CTGGGCACCGTGTCATTGGCCCTGTTCcgcactctgattggtttaaacTGCGAGGATGTGATGCTGCAGCTTGTCTTGAG GTACCTGATCCCCTGCAGTCACATGATGCTGAGCCAACGCAGGGTGCTGCAGGAGAGGGACTGCTACTCCACGTCCGCCGCCAAAATCCTGAGCCTGTCCCCGTCCTGCTGCGCCCCGGAACTCCAGCTGGACCGCATCCACTGGTCGAAAAGCCCGGACGGCCCCCACCAAGGAAATACGGGTACGCCCCTCACTGTTCCAATACGCAACACACTCTGTTGAAAGG ATGAGGATGGCTCTGGGTTCTCCTGTGTCATTGGGCCTGAGATTCTCACGGACGTTAGCTACCTTCGGTATCTGCATGATGCCCGTATCTGCATCACCGTCTGCGTCAAGGCGTGTCACGTGTGGTCAGCCCCGTACGACGGCGTGGACCCTCCCCCCAAACTTTGCCAGGGCAACCCCCTGGGTGAGTCGGGAAAGCCGTCCAGGAGGACGCAGAGAGCCCGCCCCTCCTCGGACCTGGGCTCCTCCGGGGAGCAGGTCAACCACCTGGAGCTGGAGTGGGACGACAGTTACGATGCCGTCCTGCCCCCCGATGAGGAGACCAGGCCCCCAGTTCCTGCTGAGCCACCAAAACACATCCAGGAGATGAGGAAGAACGCCATCATGCTCATCAAGGGCTCCTACATTGAGGAATCCGACTTCCAGGATGATGTACTGGTCTACAACCTCATCGCACAAAAGGACACCAGGGATTTAGTGGAACACAGCCTGCCAAAGGCCCAGAGCACAGGGCCAGTTAAAGACCACCAGCAGGACGAGCGGCTGACTCAGGATCAGCCCACCCAGCCGCTAAGCAATGGTCTGAGCTCTCCACAGCACCCCCCAGTGGCGAAAGAGCAGAACAACAATGCCTTTGACCACAATTCCAAGCTGCACATTCGGGCAAGCCAGACCAGAGATGACTTCATGTCCCAGTACTACGAGCTCATCCGCGCTTTGGGGGCAGACCCAACCAGCCCGGTGAAAGGAGAGAGGCAGTTCCGTAAGCCGGTCAGCCCTGCGGAAGAGGACGAGGTGGACTTTACATCATTCGACATCGACTCGCCAGAGCTAGAGAAAACTCCCTCGCCATTTGGGTCAAAAAACCAGAGCGGGACCTGGATGCAGGGCGCACCTTTCACAG GGCCGTTCATCAGCGTGCTGCTGTCCCGGCTAGAGAACATGCTGGAGAACTCCATCCACGTGAACCTCCTTCTGACGGGCATCCTGGCGCAGCTAGCCGCGTACCCCCAGCCTCTGCTGCACTCCTACCTGCTCAATACCAACATGGTGCTGCAGCCGAGCGTTCGCTTGCTCTACCAG GTTCTTGCGTCTGTGAAGAACCAGATCGAGCAGAGGTCTGCAGCGAAGAAAGACTTCCCAGAGCTGGTGAGGGGCGTGCGGCAGCACATGCTGGCCCGAGACGATGCCCTCCGCAGCCGAG AGGTGCTGCTCTCGAACGGAGACTGGCTTCCCAACGGACCGGAGGACAGGATGCCGCTCGTCGGCAGCAGGGTCACAAAGAACCTGCCGCCCCCTCCCAAGATCCCTCCCCAGCTCCGGAACGGGGTGTTCGCTACGGTCCTCTTCGCAGAGTTCCTCAAAGAGCTGGCAGCCTTCGCTCAGGAGCACtctatactcacacacacgcaccaggaGGACTAG